In Agrobacterium tumefaciens, a single genomic region encodes these proteins:
- a CDS encoding TRAP transporter small permease has product MQKTINLFYRILEIILVLLLAGMSIMVFVNVVMRYTMNSGINVSEELSRYFFVWLTFLGAVLTFRENSHMGIETLVMFLSRRARIVCMIVSNIIILACSAIFFWGTWKQSGINASMHAPVTKLSMIWVYGIGMFTGGLMFIIALERLYRYLTGGVTDDEIAQFAGENLTIEQLSER; this is encoded by the coding sequence ATGCAAAAGACCATCAATCTCTTTTACCGGATTCTCGAAATCATCCTCGTCCTGCTGCTTGCCGGCATGTCGATCATGGTCTTCGTCAACGTCGTCATGCGTTACACGATGAATTCCGGCATCAACGTCTCGGAAGAACTGTCGCGCTATTTCTTCGTGTGGCTGACATTCCTCGGCGCCGTGCTGACCTTCCGCGAGAACAGCCACATGGGCATCGAAACGCTCGTGATGTTCCTGTCGCGCCGCGCCCGCATCGTCTGCATGATCGTATCGAACATCATCATTCTGGCCTGTTCCGCCATCTTCTTCTGGGGAACCTGGAAGCAGTCCGGCATCAATGCCAGCATGCATGCTCCCGTCACCAAGCTTTCGATGATCTGGGTCTATGGCATCGGCATGTTCACCGGCGGCCTGATGTTCATCATCGCACTGGAGCGCCTGTACCGTTATTTGACGGGCGGTGTAACGGACGACGAAATCGCCCAGTTCGCGGGCGAGAACCTGACAATCGAACAGCTTTCGGAGCGCTGA
- a CDS encoding TRAP transporter large permease codes for MTLLVFISSLLGAMAIGVPVAFSLMFCGVVLMWYMGMFNTAIIAQNMISGADTFTLLAIPFFILAGELMNSGGLSRRIIDFAIALVGHIRGGLGIVAIVAAIIMASISGSAAADTAALAAILIPMMAKAGYNIPRSGGLIAAGGIIAPVIPPSMAFIVFGVAANVSITQLFLAGIVPGILMGISLIIAWLIVVRKDNIKPLPRTSAKERLVATARAGWALGMPVIILGGIKAGIMTPTEAAVVAAVYALFVGMVIYRELKPADLYHVLLRAAKSTSIIMFLVCAALVSAWLITAANIPNEVAGYIEPLIDRPMLLMVAMMVLVFIVGTALDLTPTILILTPVLMPIVKQAGIDPIYFGVLFIINNAIGLITPPVGVVLNVVSGVGRIPLGKVTIGVWPFLVAETIVLALLVIFPDIVMVPLQYLR; via the coding sequence ATGACACTTCTCGTTTTTATCAGCTCTCTCCTGGGAGCCATGGCGATTGGCGTTCCCGTCGCTTTCTCGCTGATGTTCTGCGGCGTCGTGCTCATGTGGTACATGGGCATGTTCAACACCGCGATCATCGCCCAGAACATGATCTCGGGTGCAGACACCTTCACGCTGCTTGCCATCCCCTTCTTCATTCTAGCCGGTGAACTGATGAATTCCGGCGGTTTGTCCCGCCGCATCATCGACTTTGCGATCGCGCTCGTCGGCCATATCCGTGGCGGCCTCGGCATCGTGGCGATCGTCGCGGCCATCATCATGGCCAGCATTTCCGGTTCGGCGGCAGCCGATACCGCAGCCCTCGCCGCGATCCTCATTCCGATGATGGCCAAGGCCGGTTACAACATTCCGCGCTCCGGCGGCCTCATCGCTGCAGGCGGCATCATCGCGCCGGTCATTCCGCCTTCGATGGCCTTCATCGTCTTCGGCGTTGCCGCCAACGTCTCGATCACCCAGCTTTTCCTTGCAGGTATCGTTCCGGGCATTCTGATGGGCATTTCGCTGATCATCGCGTGGCTGATCGTGGTCCGCAAGGACAACATCAAGCCCCTGCCCAGAACCTCCGCCAAGGAACGTCTGGTTGCCACCGCACGCGCCGGCTGGGCGCTCGGCATGCCGGTCATCATTCTCGGCGGCATCAAGGCCGGCATCATGACGCCGACGGAAGCCGCAGTCGTCGCTGCCGTCTACGCTCTCTTCGTCGGCATGGTAATCTACCGCGAGCTGAAACCGGCCGATCTGTACCACGTTCTTCTGCGAGCCGCCAAAAGCACCTCTATCATCATGTTCCTCGTCTGCGCCGCGCTCGTTTCCGCCTGGCTCATCACGGCAGCGAACATCCCGAACGAGGTCGCAGGCTATATCGAACCGCTGATCGATCGTCCGATGCTTCTGATGGTCGCCATGATGGTTCTGGTCTTCATCGTCGGGACCGCGCTCGACCTCACGCCGACCATCCTCATCCTGACGCCCGTTCTGATGCCCATTGTCAAGCAGGCGGGTATCGACCCGATCTACTTCGGCGTATTGTTCATCATCAACAACGCCATCGGCCTGATTACCCCTCCGGTTGGCGTGGTTCTCAATGTCGTCAGCGGCGTCGGCCGCATCCCGCTCGGCAAGGTTACGATCGGCGTTTGGCCGTTCCTCGTTGCCGAAACCATCGTCCTGGCGCTGCTCGTGATTTTCCCGGACATCGTCATGGTTCCGTTGCAGTACCTTCGTTAA